One region of Pseudomonas glycinae genomic DNA includes:
- a CDS encoding urease subunit beta, protein MIPGEYKIQPGDIELNVGRRTVTLKVANSGDRPIQVGSHYHFFETNDALTFDRAASRGMRLNIPAGTAVRFEPGQSREVELVDYAGHRRVFGFAGRVMGDLD, encoded by the coding sequence ATGATTCCCGGCGAGTACAAAATCCAGCCCGGCGATATCGAACTCAACGTCGGTCGTCGCACCGTCACCCTGAAGGTGGCGAACAGCGGCGACCGGCCGATCCAGGTCGGCTCGCACTACCATTTTTTCGAGACCAACGACGCCCTGACCTTCGACCGCGCCGCCAGCCGTGGCATGCGCCTGAACATTCCGGCGGGCACGGCCGTGCGCTTCGAGCCGGGGCAAAGCCGCGAGGTGGAACTGGTGGATTACGCCGGGCACCGGCGGGTGTTCGGGTTTGCCGGGCGGGTCATGGGTGACCTCGACTGA
- the ureC gene encoding urease subunit alpha has product MKISRQAYADMFGPTVGDKVRLADTELWIEVEQDFTTYGEEVKFGGGKVIRDGQGQSQLLAAEVVDTVITNALIIDHWGIVKADVGLKDGRIAAIGKAGNPDVQPGVTIAIGASSEVIAGEGMILTAGGIDTHIHFICPQQIEEALMSGVTTMIGGGTGPATGTNATTCTSGPWHLARMLQAADAFPMNIGLTGKGNASLPEPLIEQVKAGAIGLKLHEDWGTTPASIDNCLSVADQYDVQVAIHTDTLNESGFVETTLGAFKGRTIHTYHTEGAGGGHAPDIIKACGFANVLPSSTNPTRPFTRNTIDEHLDMLMVCHHLDPSIAEDVAFAESRIRRETIAAEDILHDLGAFSMISSDSQAMGRVGEVITRTWQTADKMKKQRGPLPQDGEGNDNFRAKRYIAKYTINPAITHGISHEVGSVEVGKWADLVLWRPAFFGVKPTLILKGGAIAASLMGDANASIPTPQPVHYRPMFASYGGSLHATSLTFISQAAQAAGLPEALGLKKKIAVVKGCRDVQKTDLIHNDYLPNIDVDPQTYQVKADGVLLWCEPAETLPMAQRYFLF; this is encoded by the coding sequence ATGAAGATTTCCAGACAAGCCTACGCCGACATGTTCGGCCCCACCGTCGGCGACAAGGTGCGCCTGGCCGACACCGAGCTGTGGATCGAAGTCGAACAGGACTTCACCACCTACGGTGAAGAAGTGAAATTCGGCGGCGGCAAAGTGATCCGCGACGGCCAGGGCCAGAGCCAGTTGCTGGCGGCCGAGGTGGTCGACACCGTCATCACCAACGCGCTGATCATCGACCACTGGGGCATAGTCAAGGCTGACGTCGGCCTCAAGGACGGGCGCATCGCCGCCATCGGCAAGGCCGGCAACCCCGACGTGCAGCCCGGCGTGACCATCGCCATCGGCGCCAGCAGCGAAGTGATTGCCGGCGAAGGCATGATCCTCACCGCCGGCGGCATCGACACCCACATCCACTTCATCTGCCCGCAGCAGATCGAAGAAGCGCTGATGAGCGGCGTCACCACCATGATCGGCGGCGGCACCGGGCCGGCCACCGGCACCAATGCAACGACCTGCACTTCGGGGCCGTGGCACCTGGCGCGGATGCTCCAGGCGGCGGATGCGTTCCCGATGAACATCGGCCTCACCGGCAAGGGCAACGCCAGCCTGCCGGAGCCGTTGATCGAACAGGTCAAGGCCGGCGCCATCGGCCTCAAGCTGCACGAAGACTGGGGCACCACCCCGGCGAGCATCGACAACTGCCTGAGCGTCGCCGACCAGTACGACGTGCAGGTGGCGATCCACACCGACACCCTCAACGAATCCGGTTTTGTCGAAACCACCCTCGGCGCGTTCAAGGGCCGGACCATCCACACCTATCACACCGAAGGTGCCGGCGGCGGCCATGCACCGGACATCATCAAGGCCTGCGGTTTCGCCAACGTGCTGCCGAGTTCGACCAACCCGACCCGGCCGTTCACCCGCAACACCATCGACGAACACCTCGACATGCTGATGGTCTGCCACCACCTCGACCCGAGCATCGCCGAGGACGTGGCGTTCGCCGAGAGCCGCATCCGCCGCGAAACGATTGCCGCCGAAGACATCCTCCACGACCTCGGCGCGTTCTCGATGATCAGTTCCGACAGCCAGGCCATGGGCCGCGTCGGCGAAGTCATCACGCGCACCTGGCAGACCGCCGACAAGATGAAAAAGCAGCGCGGCCCGCTGCCTCAGGACGGTGAAGGCAACGATAACTTCCGCGCCAAACGCTACATCGCCAAGTACACCATCAACCCGGCGATCACCCATGGCATCAGCCATGAAGTGGGTTCGGTGGAAGTCGGCAAGTGGGCCGATCTGGTACTGTGGCGCCCGGCATTCTTCGGCGTGAAACCGACGCTGATCCTCAAGGGCGGCGCCATCGCCGCCAGCCTGATGGGCGACGCCAACGCCTCGATCCCGACCCCGCAACCGGTGCACTACCGCCCGATGTTCGCCAGTTACGGTGGTTCGCTGCACGCCACCAGCCTGACCTTCATCAGCCAGGCGGCGCAGGCAGCCGGACTGCCCGAAGCGCTGGGTCTGAAGAAGAAAATCGCCGTGGTCAAAGGTTGTCGCGACGTGCAGAAAACCGACCTGATCCACAACGACTATCTGCCGAACATCGACGTCGACCCGCAGACCTATCAGGTCAAGGCCGATGGCGTGCTGCTCTGGTGTGAACCGGCCGAAACCCTGCCGATGGCGCAGCGTTACTTCCTGTTCTGA
- a CDS encoding sensor histidine kinase — MRLSEFILANIDPIVDEWEKFAATITPAADHLDSAGLRDHASAILRAAARDMSKPQSRDEQVAKAKGEGPEKSPSLDEAGASHGELRHTVGFDLVQMTSEFRHLRAVVIRRWVEHIELPDTTCFQDMIRFNEAIDEALAESTAAYAEQVNRSRDIFLAILGHDLRAPLQAVSMSTELLMRKTTLEGDALTCALNIKQGARHMAAMVSDLLELVRSRLGRSLPIEPAPMDLADAARAAIAEACAGNPDSDPTLNTEGDTRGVWDAGRIDQLLQNLIGNALQHGSDPREVIVTLKGEARQVLLTVHNYGPPISEEAIGTIFDPLVRSADEELGQPSTSLGLGLFIVKEVVTAHGGTIEVSSSAANGTLFSVMLPRQV, encoded by the coding sequence ATGCGTCTTTCCGAGTTCATCCTGGCCAATATCGACCCAATCGTCGATGAATGGGAAAAGTTTGCCGCTACCATTACCCCGGCCGCCGACCATCTGGACTCGGCCGGTCTGCGCGATCACGCCAGCGCCATCCTGCGGGCCGCCGCTCGCGACATGAGCAAACCGCAAAGCCGCGACGAACAGGTCGCCAAGGCCAAGGGCGAAGGCCCGGAGAAAAGCCCGAGCCTGGATGAAGCCGGAGCCAGCCATGGCGAGCTGCGCCACACCGTCGGTTTCGATCTGGTACAGATGACCTCGGAGTTTCGCCACCTGCGCGCCGTGGTGATCCGACGCTGGGTCGAGCATATCGAATTACCGGACACCACCTGCTTCCAGGACATGATCCGCTTCAACGAAGCCATCGACGAAGCCCTGGCCGAATCGACCGCCGCCTATGCCGAACAGGTCAACCGCTCACGAGACATTTTTCTCGCCATTCTCGGCCATGACCTGCGCGCGCCCCTGCAAGCGGTGAGCATGTCCACCGAGTTGCTGATGCGCAAAACCACGCTGGAAGGCGATGCGCTGACGTGTGCGTTGAACATCAAACAGGGCGCGCGGCACATGGCGGCCATGGTCAGCGACCTGCTGGAACTGGTACGCAGCCGCCTGGGCAGAAGCCTGCCGATCGAACCGGCGCCAATGGACCTGGCCGACGCAGCGCGAGCAGCCATAGCCGAAGCGTGCGCCGGCAATCCGGACAGTGACCCGACATTGAACACCGAGGGTGACACCCGTGGTGTCTGGGACGCTGGTCGGATCGATCAACTGCTGCAGAACCTGATCGGCAATGCCTTGCAGCATGGCTCTGATCCGCGCGAAGTGATCGTGACGTTGAAGGGGGAAGCCAGGCAGGTGCTTCTGACCGTGCACAATTACGGCCCGCCCATTTCCGAAGAGGCCATCGGCACCATTTTCGACCCCTTGGTACGCAGCGCCGACGAAGAACTCGGCCAGCCGTCGACCAGCCTGGGTCTGGGCCTGTTCATCGTCAAGGAAGTGGTGACCGCCCATGGCGGGACGATCGAAGTCAGCTCAAGCGCAGCCAACGGCACGCTGTTCAGCGTGATGCTGCCCCGACAGGTTTAA
- a CDS encoding chaperone modulator CbpM — protein MSNPLIVQLDMAEFCEAADLPDVYVIEIVEHGILEPQGTQPREWRFTDYELALAKRAAKLRRDLDLEWEGVALALDLLEEVQELRAENRMLRQRLARLVVE, from the coding sequence ATGAGCAACCCCCTGATCGTTCAACTGGACATGGCAGAATTCTGTGAGGCGGCCGACCTGCCGGACGTCTACGTGATCGAAATCGTCGAGCACGGCATCCTCGAACCTCAGGGCACGCAGCCCAGGGAATGGCGCTTCACCGACTACGAACTGGCCCTGGCCAAACGCGCCGCCAAGCTGCGGCGCGACCTGGACCTGGAATGGGAAGGCGTCGCCCTGGCGCTGGACCTGCTGGAAGAAGTGCAGGAGCTGCGGGCCGAGAACCGGATGCTCAGGCAGCGCCTGGCGCGGCTGGTGGTCGAATAG
- a CDS encoding DnaJ C-terminal domain-containing protein: MDFKDYYKILGVEPTADDKAIKAAYRKLARKYHPDVSKEKDAEAKFKDASEAYEALKSADKRAEYDELRRYGQHGQPFQGPPGWQSRGGFGGGGGDTGDFSDFFSSIFGNRGPGFGGGAGRQSRSAGRRGQDVELELPIFLEETLSNESKKISFQVPQYNGSGQHVSNTSKSLNVKIPAGVTDGERIRLKGQGAPGIGGGANGDLYLTIRFAPHPKFDVEGENLIITLPLAPWELALGAEVAVPTLTGKINLKVPAGSQNGQRMRAKGHGLQNKAGERGYLFVQLKAVMPKANGDDVKALWQELAKKAAFNPRENF, encoded by the coding sequence ATGGACTTCAAAGACTATTACAAGATACTCGGCGTGGAGCCGACGGCTGACGACAAGGCAATCAAGGCTGCCTATCGCAAGCTGGCGCGCAAATACCACCCCGATGTCAGCAAGGAAAAGGACGCCGAGGCCAAGTTCAAGGACGCCTCGGAAGCCTACGAAGCGCTGAAAAGCGCCGACAAGCGCGCCGAATACGACGAACTGCGTCGTTATGGTCAGCACGGCCAGCCGTTTCAGGGCCCACCTGGCTGGCAGAGCCGTGGCGGTTTTGGCGGCGGCGGTGGCGACACCGGCGACTTCTCGGACTTCTTCAGTTCGATCTTCGGCAATCGCGGCCCCGGTTTCGGTGGCGGCGCTGGCCGGCAATCCCGCAGTGCCGGACGGCGAGGGCAAGACGTGGAACTGGAACTGCCGATCTTTCTGGAAGAGACGCTTTCGAACGAATCGAAGAAGATCAGCTTCCAGGTGCCGCAATACAACGGTTCGGGCCAGCACGTCAGCAACACCAGCAAAAGCCTGAACGTGAAGATCCCGGCGGGCGTGACCGACGGCGAGCGCATCCGCCTCAAGGGCCAGGGTGCACCGGGCATCGGTGGCGGCGCCAATGGCGATCTGTACCTGACCATCCGTTTCGCGCCGCACCCGAAATTCGACGTCGAAGGCGAAAACCTGATCATCACCTTGCCGCTGGCACCGTGGGAGCTGGCGCTGGGCGCCGAAGTGGCCGTGCCGACCCTGACCGGCAAGATCAACCTCAAGGTTCCGGCCGGCAGCCAGAACGGCCAGCGCATGCGCGCCAAGGGCCACGGGCTGCAGAACAAGGCCGGCGAGCGCGGTTATCTGTTCGTCCAGCTCAAGGCCGTGATGCCGAAAGCCAACGGCGATGACGTCAAGGCGCTGTGGCAGGAACTGGCGAAGAAGGCCGCCTTCAATCCGCGAGAGAACTTCTGA
- a CDS encoding Hsp70 family protein — translation MKDASPARACGIDFGTSNSTVGWLRPGMETMIALEDDKITLPSVVFFNIEERRPVYGRLALHEYLEGYEGRLMRSLKSLLGSKLIKHDTSVLGTAMPFKDLLGLFIGQLKSRAEASAGREFEQVVLGRPVFFVDDDPLADQEAEDTLVEVARKLGFKDVSFQYEPIAAAFDYESTIEKEELVLIVDIGGGTSDFSLVRLSPERRGVDNRHDDILATGGVHIGGTDFDKQLSLQGLMPLFGYGSRMKSGAFMPTSHHMNLATWHTINSVYSQKSTLALGSMRYDIEDTGGIDRLFKLIEQRAGHWLAMEVEETKIHLTHNDSRHVPLDRIESGLSVELTRALFESAIESQLERVRGSVTQLLADANVAVGQVDTVFFTGGSSGIPALRNSVSAMLPNARHVEGNIFGSIGSGLAIEAMKRYGSVN, via the coding sequence ATGAAAGACGCCTCTCCGGCCCGTGCCTGCGGCATCGACTTCGGCACGTCCAACTCCACCGTCGGCTGGCTGCGCCCCGGCATGGAAACGATGATCGCGCTGGAAGACGACAAGATCACCCTGCCATCGGTGGTCTTTTTCAATATCGAAGAGCGCCGTCCGGTATACGGCCGTCTGGCGCTGCACGAGTACCTGGAAGGCTACGAAGGCCGACTGATGCGCTCGCTCAAGAGCCTGCTCGGTTCCAAGCTGATCAAGCACGACACCAGCGTTCTCGGCACCGCAATGCCGTTCAAGGACCTGCTCGGGCTGTTCATCGGCCAGCTCAAGAGCCGCGCCGAAGCCTCCGCCGGTCGGGAGTTCGAGCAGGTGGTGCTGGGCCGCCCGGTGTTCTTCGTCGACGACGATCCGCTGGCCGACCAGGAAGCCGAAGACACCCTGGTGGAAGTGGCGCGCAAACTCGGTTTCAAGGACGTGTCGTTCCAGTACGAGCCGATTGCCGCAGCCTTCGACTACGAGTCGACCATCGAAAAGGAAGAACTGGTGCTGATCGTCGACATCGGCGGTGGTACCTCGGACTTCTCGCTGGTGCGCCTGTCGCCCGAGCGTCGCGGTGTGGATAACCGTCACGACGACATTCTCGCCACCGGCGGCGTGCACATCGGCGGGACCGACTTCGACAAACAGCTGAGCCTGCAAGGCCTGATGCCGCTGTTCGGCTACGGCAGCCGGATGAAAAGCGGCGCGTTCATGCCGACCAGCCACCACATGAACCTGGCAACCTGGCACACCATCAACTCGGTGTACTCGCAGAAATCGACCCTGGCCCTGGGCAGCATGCGTTACGACATCGAGGACACCGGCGGCATCGACCGTCTGTTCAAGCTGATCGAACAGCGCGCCGGCCATTGGCTGGCGATGGAAGTGGAAGAAACCAAGATCCACCTGACTCACAACGACAGTCGCCACGTTCCGCTGGATCGCATCGAGTCGGGACTGAGCGTGGAACTGACCCGGGCGTTGTTCGAGTCGGCCATCGAGTCGCAGCTCGAGCGCGTGCGCGGCAGCGTCACCCAGTTGCTGGCCGACGCCAATGTGGCGGTGGGTCAGGTCGATACGGTGTTCTTCACCGGTGGTTCGAGCGGCATTCCGGCACTGCGCAACAGCGTCTCGGCGATGCTGCCGAACGCGCGGCATGTGGAAGGGAATATCTTTGGCAGTATCGGTAGCGGCCTGGCGATCGAGGCCATGAAACGCTATGGCTCGGTGAACTGA
- a CDS encoding AI-2E family transporter has translation MPTFSERHVVFWISCIIIFGGLLLVLPLRLLPSLLAGLLVFELVNMLTPQLQRLIEGRRARWLAVALLGTLVVSVLTLIFAGAISFLLHEAENPGASLDKFMGVVDRARGQLPPFIDAYLPASAAEFRVAIGEWASKHLSELQLVGKDAAHMFVTLLIGMVLGAIIALQRVPDVTKRKPLAAALFDRLHLLVQAFRNIVFAQIKISLLNTFFTGIFLAVVLPLFGIKLPLTKTLIVLTFLLGLLPVIGNLMSNTLITIVGLSLSIWVAIAALGYLIFIHKLEYFLNARIVGGQISAKSWELLLAMLVFEAAFGLPGVVAGPIYYAYLKSELKLGGMV, from the coding sequence ATGCCAACGTTTTCTGAGCGTCATGTAGTGTTCTGGATCAGTTGCATCATCATTTTCGGCGGTCTGTTGCTGGTGTTGCCATTGCGTTTGCTGCCCAGTCTGCTGGCCGGATTGCTGGTGTTCGAACTGGTCAACATGCTCACCCCGCAACTGCAGCGGCTGATCGAAGGCCGCCGCGCGCGCTGGCTGGCGGTGGCGCTGCTGGGCACGCTGGTGGTAAGTGTGCTGACGCTGATCTTCGCTGGCGCCATCAGTTTCCTGCTGCATGAGGCGGAAAACCCTGGCGCTTCCCTCGACAAATTCATGGGCGTGGTCGACCGTGCGCGTGGACAGTTGCCGCCGTTCATCGACGCCTACCTGCCGGCCAGCGCTGCCGAATTCCGGGTGGCCATCGGTGAATGGGCGAGCAAGCATTTGTCCGAACTGCAACTGGTGGGCAAAGATGCGGCGCATATGTTCGTGACCTTGCTGATCGGCATGGTGCTGGGCGCGATCATCGCCTTGCAGCGCGTGCCGGACGTCACCAAGCGCAAGCCGCTGGCGGCCGCACTGTTCGACCGTCTGCACCTGCTGGTTCAGGCGTTTCGCAACATCGTGTTCGCGCAGATCAAGATTTCCCTGCTCAACACCTTCTTCACCGGGATCTTCCTGGCGGTGGTCCTGCCGCTGTTCGGGATCAAGCTGCCGCTGACCAAGACCCTGATCGTGCTGACCTTCCTGCTCGGTCTGCTACCGGTGATCGGCAACCTGATGTCGAACACGCTGATCACTATCGTCGGCCTGTCGCTGTCGATCTGGGTGGCGATTGCGGCGTTGGGTTACCTGATCTTTATCCACAAGCTCGAATACTTTCTCAACGCGCGCATCGTCGGCGGGCAGATCAGTGCCAAGTCCTGGGAGTTGCTGCTGGCAATGCTGGTGTTCGAGGCCGCGTTCGGCCTGCCGGGAGTGGTGGCGGGGCCGATCTATTACGCGTATCTGAAGAGTGAGTTGAAGCTGGGCGGGATGGTTTAG
- a CDS encoding PsiF family protein, whose protein sequence is MKMLRVPLLMIGLLLCSQGFAATAQQNKMTTCNADATAKSLKGDERKAFMSTCLKAAPAANDAKALTPQQEKMKTCNADAKTKALTGDARKTFMSDCLKKK, encoded by the coding sequence ATGAAGATGTTGCGTGTCCCTTTGTTGATGATCGGTCTGCTGCTGTGCTCCCAGGGTTTCGCCGCCACGGCGCAGCAGAACAAAATGACCACCTGCAACGCCGACGCCACGGCCAAGAGCCTCAAGGGCGACGAGCGCAAAGCCTTCATGAGCACCTGCCTCAAGGCAGCCCCGGCGGCCAACGACGCCAAGGCACTGACCCCGCAGCAGGAAAAGATGAAAACCTGTAATGCCGATGCCAAGACCAAGGCGCTGACGGGTGATGCGCGCAAGACGTTCATGAGTGATTGCCTGAAGAAGAAATAA
- a CDS encoding AraC family transcriptional regulator, with amino-acid sequence MNSKHIDLLDFSELPSAVYFRYADFNAHEYAAPHRHPWGTLEYAAHGVLHMDVDGSRFMSPPQYAVWVPPQVEHSFYSHQPVNYRAVCLAPEVCSDLPAQACILAISDILKAILKDFAARDVKIPAFEADQRLAQVLVDQLRQAPVHQCYLPYASSPGLLTILETLQAEPGNNQPLAHWAAQVHVSERTLARQFVRELGMSFGEWRQRLRYLVAIEALESSRSVQEIAFDLGYSSGSAFIAMFARQAGCTPEQYRRSHLEARKV; translated from the coding sequence ATGAACAGTAAACACATCGATCTGCTGGATTTCAGCGAACTGCCGTCGGCGGTGTATTTCCGCTATGCCGACTTCAACGCTCATGAATACGCCGCGCCGCATCGCCATCCGTGGGGCACGCTGGAATACGCGGCCCACGGCGTGCTGCATATGGATGTCGATGGCAGCCGCTTCATGTCGCCGCCGCAATACGCGGTGTGGGTGCCGCCGCAGGTCGAGCACAGTTTCTACAGTCATCAGCCGGTCAATTATCGGGCGGTGTGCCTGGCGCCGGAGGTCTGTTCCGATTTGCCGGCGCAGGCCTGCATCCTGGCGATCAGCGACATTCTCAAGGCGATCCTCAAGGACTTCGCCGCCCGTGATGTGAAGATCCCGGCGTTCGAAGCCGACCAGCGCCTGGCCCAGGTATTGGTGGATCAACTGCGCCAGGCGCCGGTTCATCAATGCTATTTGCCTTACGCCAGCAGCCCCGGATTGCTGACCATCCTCGAAACCCTGCAGGCCGAGCCCGGCAACAATCAGCCGCTGGCGCACTGGGCGGCGCAGGTGCATGTCAGCGAGCGCACTCTGGCCCGGCAGTTCGTGCGGGAGCTGGGGATGAGTTTCGGCGAGTGGCGTCAGCGCCTGCGGTATCTCGTGGCCATCGAGGCGCTGGAAAGTTCGCGCAGTGTGCAGGAAATCGCCTTCGATCTCGGCTACAGCAGCGGTTCGGCCTTCATCGCCATGTTTGCCCGGCAGGCCGGATGTACCCCGGAGCAGTATCGGCGCAGCCATCTTGAGGCTAGGAAGGTGTAA
- a CDS encoding DMT family transporter, with the protein MQYAFPLLAIFIWAGNTVINKLAVGAIFPAEIGFYRWLLAGVLFTPFMLKKVIAHWPQIRPNLGKIFILGVLGMAVYQSLAYFAATLTSATNMGIILSLMPLMSLAMAIISLGQRLTAGALVGAVLSFAGVLVVVSSGSLGALLQHGVNLGDAMMLIATLAYAIYSTLLKKWQLRLPPLVLLYLQVLVAVVVLFPLYAVSPKTGLTLQNIPLVLYACLLASMLAPLAWMQAVQRLGPSRTTLFFNLLPLITALIAAVVLKEQLAMYHLVGGLLTLGGVILSERWTTVLGRKLSVA; encoded by the coding sequence ATGCAATACGCGTTTCCCCTGCTGGCGATTTTCATCTGGGCCGGCAACACCGTGATCAACAAGCTTGCGGTCGGTGCGATCTTCCCCGCCGAGATCGGCTTCTACCGCTGGCTGCTCGCCGGCGTGCTGTTCACGCCGTTCATGCTCAAAAAAGTAATTGCGCACTGGCCGCAGATCCGCCCGAACCTGGGCAAGATTTTCATCCTCGGCGTGCTCGGCATGGCGGTCTATCAGAGCCTGGCCTACTTCGCCGCGACCCTGACCAGCGCCACCAACATGGGCATCATCCTGTCGCTGATGCCGTTGATGTCGCTGGCCATGGCGATCATCAGCCTCGGCCAGCGCCTGACCGCCGGTGCGCTGGTCGGTGCGGTGCTGTCGTTCGCCGGTGTGCTGGTGGTAGTGTCGTCCGGCAGCCTCGGCGCGTTGCTGCAACACGGGGTGAACCTGGGTGACGCGATGATGCTGATCGCCACCCTCGCCTATGCGATCTACAGCACCCTGCTGAAAAAATGGCAGCTGCGCCTGCCGCCGCTGGTGTTGCTGTATTTGCAGGTGCTGGTGGCGGTGGTGGTGCTGTTTCCGCTGTACGCCGTGTCGCCGAAAACCGGCCTGACCCTGCAGAACATTCCGCTGGTGCTGTACGCGTGCCTGCTGGCCTCGATGCTCGCGCCGCTGGCGTGGATGCAGGCCGTACAGCGCCTGGGCCCGAGCCGGACCACGCTGTTCTTCAACCTGCTGCCGCTGATCACCGCGCTGATTGCTGCGGTAGTGCTGAAGGAACAACTGGCGATGTATCACCTGGTCGGTGGTTTGCTGACCTTGGGCGGGGTGATTCTTTCCGAGCGCTGGACGACGGTGCTCGGCCGCAAACTCAGCGTCGCCTGA
- a CDS encoding esterase/lipase family protein, whose translation MSQDSATRYPLVLVPGMLGFIRLVLYPYWYGIIKALRRGGATVIAVQVSPLNSTEVRGEQLLTRIDEILRETGAAKVNLFGHSQGSLTARYAAAKRPDLVASVTSVAGPNHGSELADYLAKHYPADSAKGRILEALLRSVGWLMALLETGYHGPKLPVDIHASHHSLTTEGVALFNQRYPQGLPQTWGGQGPEEVNGVRYYSWSGTLQPGKTDRGGNLFDGTNRSCRLFAKTFVREPGQCDGMVGRYSSHLGTVIGDDYPMDHFDIVNQSLGLVGKGADPVRLFVEHAARLKAAGV comes from the coding sequence ATGTCGCAAGATTCGGCCACACGTTATCCACTGGTGCTGGTGCCGGGAATGCTCGGTTTCATCCGTCTGGTGCTGTACCCGTACTGGTACGGGATCATCAAAGCGTTGCGCCGGGGTGGTGCGACGGTGATTGCGGTGCAGGTGTCGCCGCTCAATTCCACCGAAGTGCGCGGCGAGCAGTTGCTGACGCGCATCGATGAAATCCTCCGCGAGACCGGCGCCGCCAAGGTCAATCTGTTCGGCCATAGCCAGGGCTCGCTGACGGCGCGTTACGCGGCGGCCAAGCGTCCGGATCTGGTGGCCTCGGTAACGTCGGTGGCCGGGCCCAATCACGGTTCGGAATTGGCCGACTATCTGGCGAAACACTATCCGGCGGACAGCGCGAAGGGTCGCATTCTTGAGGCGCTGTTACGCTCTGTCGGCTGGCTGATGGCGCTGCTGGAAACCGGCTACCACGGGCCGAAACTGCCGGTGGATATCCACGCCTCGCATCATTCCCTGACCACCGAAGGCGTGGCGCTGTTCAACCAGCGTTATCCACAGGGCCTGCCGCAAACCTGGGGCGGGCAGGGGCCGGAAGAGGTCAACGGCGTGCGGTATTACTCGTGGTCCGGCACCTTGCAGCCGGGTAAAACAGACCGTGGTGGCAACCTGTTTGACGGCACCAACCGCAGTTGCCGGTTGTTCGCCAAAACCTTCGTGCGCGAGCCGGGGCAGTGCGACGGCATGGTCGGACGCTACAGCTCGCACCTGGGCACGGTCATCGGCGATGACTACCCGATGGATCACTTCGACATCGTCAACCAGTCGCTGGGACTGGTCGGCAAAGGCGCGGACCCGGTGCGGCTGTTTGTCGAGCATGCGGCGCGCCTCAAGGCTGCCGGGGTTTAG
- a CDS encoding DMT family transporter, with amino-acid sequence MAWLFLLIAAGFEVTFAMGMKYAEGFTRLWPSLITVIAAVGGVYFLTLAMRELPVSIAYPIWTAIGSLGTVFLGFALLGESLTLVKLLSVGLIVAGVVGLK; translated from the coding sequence GTGGCCTGGCTGTTTCTGCTGATTGCCGCCGGGTTCGAAGTCACCTTCGCCATGGGCATGAAGTACGCCGAGGGCTTCACCCGGCTCTGGCCGTCGCTGATCACCGTGATTGCGGCGGTGGGCGGGGTGTACTTCCTGACCCTGGCGATGCGCGAGTTGCCGGTGAGCATCGCCTATCCGATCTGGACCGCCATCGGCTCGCTCGGCACGGTGTTTCTCGGTTTCGCGCTGCTGGGCGAGAGCCTGACGCTGGTGAAGTTGCTGTCGGTGGGGCTGATTGTGGCGGGGGTGGTGGGGCTGAAGTAG
- a CDS encoding FMN-dependent NADH-azoreductase, producing MSKILVIHASPRGERSHSRRLAETFLSAWQVRHPQAQVTRREVGRALIPAVNEAFVAAAFYPEPEARPLTMQADLALSDQMVGELLDHDLLLISTPMYNFNVPSGLKAWVDQIVRLGLTFDHTLDNGIAQYTPLLHGKKALIVTSRGGFGFGPGGELEALNHADPWLRTALGFIGINDVTVVAAEGEESAERTFAVSVAEAEQRLLDLARAF from the coding sequence ATGAGCAAGATTCTTGTGATCCATGCCAGCCCTCGCGGTGAGCGTTCCCATTCGCGGCGTCTGGCAGAAACCTTTCTCAGCGCCTGGCAAGTCCGTCATCCACAGGCTCAGGTTACTCGCCGTGAAGTCGGGCGGGCGCTGATTCCGGCGGTGAATGAAGCGTTTGTCGCGGCGGCGTTTTACCCGGAGCCCGAAGCACGACCGCTGACGATGCAGGCCGATCTGGCGCTCAGCGATCAAATGGTGGGCGAGCTGCTCGATCACGACCTGCTGCTGATTTCCACGCCGATGTACAACTTCAATGTGCCCAGCGGCCTCAAGGCCTGGGTCGATCAGATCGTCCGGTTGGGCCTGACGTTCGACCACACCCTGGACAACGGCATCGCCCAATACACGCCGCTGCTGCACGGCAAAAAAGCGCTGATCGTCACCAGTCGTGGCGGCTTCGGTTTCGGCCCGGGCGGCGAGCTGGAGGCACTGAACCACGCCGATCCATGGCTGCGCACGGCGTTGGGGTTCATCGGCATCAACGACGTCACGGTGGTCGCGGCCGAGGGCGAGGAATCCGCCGAGCGCACCTTCGCGGTGTCGGTGGCCGAGGCCGAGCAGCGCTTGCTCGACCTGGCCCGGGCGTTCTAG